The Siniperca chuatsi isolate FFG_IHB_CAS linkage group LG9, ASM2008510v1, whole genome shotgun sequence genome includes a region encoding these proteins:
- the LOC122881195 gene encoding prostaglandin reductase 3-like, with the protein MSSLLLARNGRRAISVIGDKRRGTDALSGVHPAARRFIIDMSYSAHFMDFQGSSIPSSMKKLVVNKLSPNFKEAVSMQTVAVPTPRDADLLVRNRFVGINASDINYSAGRYDPSVKPPFDAGFEGIGEVVGLGLSASSRYTIGDTVAYFGSGAFAEYTVVPAKESVPVPAVKPEFLTLLVSGATAYIALKRLGDLAKGETVLVTAAAGGTGQFAVQFAKQAGCHVIGTCSSNEKAGFLKSIGCDRPINYTTEDLAKTLRTEYPQGIDMVYESVGGSVLELAVNSLANKGRLIVIGFISGYQTASGIPPFRGGTLPVKLLQKSASIRGFFLPHFLSDYREALGSMMQMFGKGKLVCEVDCGDLAQEGRFVGLESVFRAVDYMYAGKNLGKVIVEVATPSVSNSKL; encoded by the exons ATGTCCAGCCTGCTATTGGCAAGAAACGGCAGGAGAGCGATATCGGTAATCGGCGATAAGCGCCGAGGCACCGACGCACTTTCAGGAGTTCATCCGGCTGCACGGCGCTTCATCATAGATATGTCCTACTCAGCGCACTTCATGGATTTTCAAGGATCCTCCATACCGAGCAGTATGAAAAAGCTGGTCGTAAACAAGCTAAGTCCTAATTTCAAAGAGGCTGTTTCTATGCAAACCGTTGCGGTTCCGACACCCCGAGACGCGGACTTGCTCGTCAGAAATCG ttttgtggGTATCAACGCCTCTGATATTAATTACTCGGCAGGCCGTTACGACCCCTCAGTGAAGCCCCCCTTCGATGCCGGTTTCGAGGGTATTGGTGAGGTTGTTGGTCTTGGCCTTAGCGCCAGCTCCCGTTACACCATCGGGGACACCGTGGCCTACTTCGGCAGCGGTGCGTTTGCCGAGTACACGGTGGTGCCAGCCAAGGAAAGTGTGCCTGTCCCCGCGGTGAAGCCAGAGTTCCTCACCCTGTTGGTCAGCGGTGCCACGGCCTACATCGCCTTGAAACGTCTGGGAGACCTGGCCAAAGGTGAGACGGTCCTGGTCACGGCAGCTGCAGGAGGAACGGGACAGTTTGCCGTGCAGTTTGCCAAACAGGCCGGTTGTCACGTGATTGGGACCTGTTCATCCAACGAGAAAGCTGGCTTCCTTAAATCCATCGGTTGTGACAGGCCGATCAACTACACCACAGAGGACCTGGCCAAGACGCTGAGGACAGAGTACCCACAAGGCATAGACATGGTGTATGAGTCAGTTGGAGGCAGCGTCTTAGAACTCGCAGTGAACAGTTTGGCCAATAAGGGCCGGCTGATAGTGATTGGCTTCATCTCAGGGTACCAGACCGCATCAGGGATCCCACCCTTCAGAGGGGGAACACTACCAGTCAAGCTGCTCCAGAAATCGGCCAGCATTCGGGGTTTCTTCCTGCCCCACTTCTTAAGTGACTACAGGGAGGCCCTGGGTAGCATGATGCAGATGTTTGGCAAGGGGAAGCTAGTGTGTGAGGTGGATTGTGGGGATTTGGCACAGGAGGGGAGGTTCGTCGGCTTGGAGTCAGTCTTCCGGGCTGTGGACTACATGTATGCTGGGAAAAACCTGGGCAAGGTGATAGTGGAAGTGGCAACACCCTCTGTTAGCAATAGTAAGCTGTGA